The following are from one region of the Mustela lutreola isolate mMusLut2 chromosome 9, mMusLut2.pri, whole genome shotgun sequence genome:
- the NKX2-2 gene encoding homeobox protein Nkx-2.2, translated as MSLTNTKTGFSVKDILDLPDTNDEEGSVAEGPEEESEGPEPAKRAGPLGQGTLDTVQSLPLKNPFYDSSDNPYTRWLASTEGLQYSLHGLAAGAAPQDSSSKSPEPSADESPDNDKETPGGGGDAGKKRKRRVLFSKAQTYELERRFRQQRYLSAPEREHLASLIRLTPTQVKIWFQNHRYKMKRARAEKGMEVTPLPSPRRVAVPVLVRDGKPCHALKAQDLAAATFQAGIPFSAYSAQSLQHMQYNAQYSSASTPQYPTAHPLVQAQQWTW; from the exons ATGTCGCTGACCAACACAAAGACGGGGTTTTCGGTCAAGGACATCTTGGACCTGCCGGACACCAACGATGAGGAGGGCTCGGTGGCCGAAGGGCCGGAGGAGGAGAGCGAGGGGCCAGAGCCCGCCAAGAGGGCTGGGCCGCTAGGGCAGGGCACCCTGGACACCGTGCAGAGCCTGCCCCTGAAGAACCCCTTCTACGACAGCAGCGACAACCCCTATACGCGCTGGCTGGCCAGCACGGAGGGCCTCCAGTACTCCC tgCATGGGCTGGCGGCCGGCGCGGCGCCCCAAGATTCAAGCTCCAAATCCCCGGAGCCTTCGGCCGACGAGTCACCGGACAATGACAAGGAGACCCCGGGCGGCGGGGGGGACGCGGGCAAGAAGCGGAAGCGGCGGGTGCTCTTCTCCAAGGCGCAGACCTATGAGCTGGAGCGGCGCTTCCGGCAGCAGCGGTACCTGTCAGCGCCGGAGCGGGAGCACCTAGCCAGCCTCATACGCCTCACACCCACGCAGGTCAAGATCTGGTTCCAGAACCACCGCTACAAGATGAAGCGTGCCCGGGCCGAGAAAGGTATGGAGGTGACGCCCCTACCCTCGCCGCGCCGAGTGGCCGTGCCCGTTTTGGTCAGGGACGGCAAACCGTGCCACGCGCTCAAAGCCCAGGACCTGGCAGCCGCCACTTTCCAGGCGGGCATCCCCTTTTCGGCCTACAGCGCGCAGTCTCTGCAGCACATGCAGTACAACGCCCAGTACAGCTCGGCCAGCACCCCCCAGTACCCGACAGCACACCCCCTGGTCCAGGCCCAGCAGTGGACTTGGTGA